The following are encoded together in the Strongyloides ratti genome assembly S_ratti_ED321, chromosome : 2 genome:
- a CDS encoding CAP domain-containing protein, with translation MDLTIFTIVLIYFVSQSHENIFFSVPFNEHVNSYSYRYVYRGKIFNNLKHLIRKASLDFPGVPYKSILLRKEIITHEFTANNILTNSIYFQPHRNGKTMHIIFLKNEIVIDFVPYHGKKYFICNRSYFQTYKEARIYCELLEEYGSFRFHQRLLGNDLSASRIWKSVWKDCYYKCFSQSHFLEFKKRIIKELCMLRNLDNVFPIRYNKTLEFIAQHNALRNVNKNKLFVEGTESSGIHEVAAFRSPFLASLQVNKWYNSYLVEKTDINRKSKKESKQFYLLLSPSISEVGVGVSIYRKKLSIVLTFS, from the exons ATGGATTTGACAATTTTTactattgttttaatttattttgtttcaCAATCTCacgaaaatatttttttttccgtTCCATTTAATGAACATGTTAACAGTTACTCATACAGATATGTATATCgaggaaaaatatttaataatttaaaacatttaatacgGAAAGCTTCGCTAGACTTTCCAGGAGTAccatataaaagtatattattaagaaaagaaattataactCATGAATTCACAGCAAATAATATTCTTACAAATAGCATATATTTTCAACCACATAGAAATGGTAAAACTAtgcatataatttttctaaaaaatgaaattgtGATAGATTTTGTCCCTTATcatggaaaaaaatattttatttgtaatagaAGCTACTTTCAAACTTATAAAGAAGCTAGAATATATTGTGAACTTTTAGAAGAATATGGTTCATTTAGATTTCATCAAAGACTTTTAGGAAATGATCTTTCTGCTTCAAGAATTTGGAAAAGTGTATGGAAagattgttattataaatgtttttcaCAATCACACtttttagaatttaaaaaaaga attattaaagaattatGTATGTTAAGAAATCTTGACAATGTATTCCCAATCAGATACAATAAAACTTTGGAGTTTATTGCGCAACATAATGCCTTAAggaatgttaataaaaacaaacttTTTGTAGAAGGTACTGAAAGTAGTGGCATACATGAAGTTGCTGCTTTTAGAAGCCCATTTCTTGCTAGTTTACAAGTAAATAAATGGTATAATTCATATTTAGTGGAAAAAACCgatataaatagaaaaagtaaaaaagaaTCAAAACAGTTTTATTTGTTACTTTCTCCAAGTATCAGTGAAGTTGGAGTTGGAGTTtctatatatagaaaaaaattatctattgtattaacattttcgtag
- a CDS encoding CAP domain-containing protein produces MKTGRKNNVIFFYGQKAFTTKSEMITYLTRKFNYIPKTHLLLDLIDKDPQGVWKRRNKHNHFEKISGMSTEVHRCSTNVTLIYVYSYNRNVSYECNGNGFSSYSLAYENAKKLELYDKFIIPPSLLEWYARSTSIWKHIWMGCNYRCFSARNYEGLRYRTLKEINSYRKLNFKKGLKYNYYLESDADTFAKKISRTNPTSLCDTVSPYLMSGHISAPWGHLLVKRWYDEYKKYRPTGSKTVSKVTQHYQVLMNSQYRKVGVGIREKGNYIYIVLKFV; encoded by the exons ATGAAAACAGGCCGTAAAAACAAcgtgatatttttttatggaCAAAAAGCTTTTACCACCAAATCTGAAATGATTACTTATTTGACGAGAAAGTTTAACTATATACCAAAAACTCATTTGTTGTTAGATTTAATAGACAAAGACCCTCAAGGTGTATGGAAAAGAAGAAACAAACATAatcattttgaaaaaattagtGGTATGTCAACTGAAGTTCATCGTTGCTCAACAAATGTCACTCTTATTTACGTTTACAGTTACAATAGAAATGTTTCATATGAATGTAATGGAAATGGATTTAGCAGTTATTCATTAGCCTATGAAAACGCTAAAAAACTAgaattatatgataaatttatcattccACCATCGCTTTTGGAATGGTATGCTAGAAGCACATCAATTTGGAAACATATTTGGATGGGCTGCAACTATAGATGTTTTTCAGCACGCAATTATGAAGGCCTTAGATATCGT actctcaaagaaataaattcatacagaaaacttaattttaaaaaaggttTAAAGTATAACTATTATCTTGAAAGCGATGCAGATACTTTTgccaaaaaaatttctagaACAAATCCAACATCTTTGTGTGATACAGTTAGTCCTTATCTAATGTCTGGTCATATTAGTGCGCCGTGGGGTCATTTGTTGGTTAAGAGATGGTatgatgaatataaaaaatatagacCCACTGGTTCTAAGACTGTTTCCAAAGTAACACAACATTACCAAGTTCTAATGAATTCACAATATAGAAAAGTTGGCGTTGGAATTCGTGAAAAAggaaattatatttatattgttttaaaatttgtctaa
- a CDS encoding CAP domain-containing protein, which yields MFFISSLRNNETLEFIAEHHASTNAKANKLLVVGTKNSKVHEVAAFISLPFASLQVNKWYNLYMEEHVYKNNSMKKGKKESRQFFLLLSPSKNQVGVGVYIHKKTLSIVLTFM from the coding sequence ATGTTTTTCATCAGTTCCCTCAGAAATAATGAAACTTTAGAGTTTATAGCGGAACATCATGCATCAACAAATGCTAAAGCAAACAAACTTTTAGTAGTAGGTACTAAAAATAGTAAAGTACATGAAGTTGCTGCTTTTATCAGTCTACCATTTGCTAGTTTACAAGTTAATAAATggtataatttatatatggaggaacatgtatataaaaataatagtatgaAAAAGGGTAAAAAAGAATCAAgacagttttttttattactttcaCCAAGTAAAAATCAAGTTGGAGTTGGAgtttatatacataaaaaaacattatctattgtattaacatttatgtag
- a CDS encoding Serine/threonine-protein phosphatase 5, whose translation MKATKGQREGTKKNHDKVKSIISENKIKSVRHKGGYISKCLTNDAYKENVNKEKRIQKEIIKTEETQKEVKLTYPTGSVSQTHLKRIIEYTKKCGECNNIDKSQSYYHTLLLRYLELIIENYNDGCCYFNASKLITLPIFNNVCHRAAEIFASEPTLLLINSETPNEIFLVLSDLHGCVEVLIYNLHYHYCIPKNKIIILGDYVDKGPDDAFMCFLLFLLKICWPDKIFLLKGNHEIRDMNRQKKFPDNCGKLFGDPNTFYVYNFVFERMPLAAIWNNTVYLAHGGISQWLTSRDDITSIKRPLKLNRTFKLRLLITDILWSDPYRKCYNKNDHFSKYFCPSKRGCGFAYSREGLEIIMKYLNVSMIVRGHQTSSEGFVEEYKDICYTVHSKPSSYLTTKGSACQLSLDNNGNASIKPLKYKLIIDKNIIITALKKLKTLWKDSKISPYIFKSICTYCCDKEDYVNELACQERILVTHAQIMMWMSNYKIKSIMEMILETKFDKKCKNPNKILSRFPIYFDFCVSPKIGTSIRPINVINNKEKEIISIILKNIDKIDNKNLINSNPKLSVDTLPFLSLNQSNDRRKRHQNFTSDDDEDGEETFDEKDDSEEEEV comes from the coding sequence atgaaGGCTACTAAAGGACAACGTGAAGGTACTAAAAAAAACCATGACAAGGTGAAGTCTATTATatctgaaaataaaattaaaagtgtAAGACATAAAGGTggttatatttcaaaatgtCTTACAAATGATGcttataaagaaaatgtaaataaagaaaaacgAATACAAAAAGAGATAATAAAAACAGAGGAAACACAAAAAGAGGTAAAGTTAACATATCCAACAGGAAGTGTATCTCAAACCCATTTGAAAAGAATCATTGagtatacaaaaaaatgtgGAGAATGTAATAATATAGATAAATCACAAAGTTATTATCATACATTACTTTTACGATATCTTGAATTGataattgaaaattataatgatgGTTGTTGTTATTTCAATGCTTCTAAATTAATTACATTACCTATATTTAATAACGTCTGCCACAGAGCTGCAGAAATATTTGCTTCAGAACCAACgttgttattaataaatagtGAAACAccaaatgaaatatttttagttctTTCTGATTTACATGGTTGTGTTGAAGTTCTTATATACAATcttcattatcattattgtataccaaagaataaaataatcattcTTGGTGATTATGTAGATAAAGGTCCTGATGATGCTTTTATGTgttttttgttgtttttgttaaaaatatgttgGCCAGATAAGATATTTCTTCTTAAAGGAAATCACGAAATTCGTGATATGAATCGTCAAAAAAAGTTTCCTGATAATTGTGGAAAACTTTTTGGTGATCCAAACACATTTTAcgtttataattttgtttttgaaaGAATGCCTTTAGCTGCTATTTGGAATAATACCGTTTATTTAGCACATGGTGGTATTTCACAATGGCTAACGAGTAGAGATGATATTACTAGTATCAAAAGaccattaaaattaaatagaaCATTTAAATTAAGGCTTCTTATTACTGATATTTTATGGTCAGATCCATAtagaaaatgttataataaaaatgaccatttttcaaaatatttttgtccTTCAAAAAGAGGTTGTGGATTTGCATATAGTAGAGAAGGTTTAGAAATTATTATGAAATATCTTAATGTATCAATGATTGTTCGGGGTCATCAAACATCTAGTGAAGGATTTGTTGAAgaatataaagatatttgTTATACAGTACATAGTAAACCAAGTTCTTATTTAACTACCAAAGGATCAGCTTGCCAATTATCATTAGATAATAATGGTAATGCAAGTATAAAaccattaaaatataaacttattatagataagaatattataataacagctttaaaaaaattaaaaacactTTGGAAAGATAGTAAAATTTCACCATACATTTTCAAGTCAATATGTACATATTGTTGTGATAAGGAAGATTATGTTAATGAATTAGCATGCCAAGAAAGAATACTTGTAACTCATGCACAAATAATGATGTGGATGTCTAATTATAAGATTAAATCAATAATGGAAATGATTTTAGAAACAAAATTTGacaaaaaatgtaaaaatcccaataaaatattatcaagatttccaatatattttgatttttgtGTTTCTCCAAAAATTGGGACCAGTATAAGGCcaataaatgtaataaataataaagaaaaagaaataatatctattattttgaagaatatagataaaatagataataaaaatcttataAACAGCAACCCAAAATTATCAGTTGATACTTTACCATTTTTGTCATTAAATCAAAGTAATGACAGAAGAAAAAGGCATCAAAATTTTACTTctgatgatgatgaagatGGAGAAGAAACATTTGATGAAAAAGATGATTCAGAAGAGGAAGAAGTTTGA
- a CDS encoding CAP domain-containing protein, which produces MDLKIFIIVLIYFISQSQENIFLSVPFNEHFNSRSSRYEYRGKIFNNLKYLIRKASLDFPEVPYKSILLRKEFITYQGIVNDTRADHRYLQVHINGKSKYIILPSNHVVIDFVPYQGRKYFNCNRSYFKTYKKAKVYCELLEEFSPFKFQQRFLGKDFFASRIWKSVWRDCYYKCFSQTHFLEFKKRIIRELCMLRNIEHEIPIRYNETLEFIAQHDALKNVKKNKLFVVGTERSDVHEVAAFSSLILASLQVNKWYNLYLDEKNDINRKSKKESKQFHLLLSSRIKEVGVGVYIYRKKLSIVLAFA; this is translated from the exons ATGgatttaaagatttttattattgttttaatttattttatttcacaatctcaagaaaatatttttctttctgTTCCATTTAATGAACATTTTAACAGTCGCTCAAGTAGATATGAATATCgaggaaaaatatttaataatttaaaatatttaatacgGAAAGCTTCGCTAGACTTTCCAGAAGTAccatataaaagtatattattaagaaaagaaTTTATAACTTATCAAGGCATAGTAAACGATACTCGTGCAGATCACAGATATCTTCAAGTTCATATAAATggtaaatcaaaatatataattcttCCATCAAATCACGTTGTGATAGATTTTGTCCCGTATCAaggaagaaaatattttaattgtaatagAAGCTActttaaaacatataaaaaagcTAAAGTATATTGTGAACTTTTAGAAGAATTTAGCCCATTTAAATTTCAACAAAGATTTTTAggaaaagatttttttgcTTCAAGAATTTGGAAAAGTGTATGGAGagattgttattataaatgcTTTTCACAAACACACTTTTTAGAATTCAAAAAAAGA atTATTAGAGAATTATGTATGTTAAGAAATATAGAGCATGAAATCCCAATTAGATATAATGAAACTTTGGAATTTATTGCGCAACATGATGCTTTAaagaatgttaaaaaaaacaaactttttGTAGTAGGTACTGAAAGAAGTGATGTACATGAAGTAGCTGCTTTTAGTAGTTTAATACTTGCTAGTTTACAAGTTAATAAATggtataatttatatttagatgaaaaaaacgatataaatagaaaaagtaaaaaagaatcaaaacaatttcatttattactTTCTTCACGTATAAAAGAAGTTGGAGTTggagtatatatatatagaaaaaaattatctattgTATTAGCATTTGCGTag